The Equus przewalskii isolate Varuska chromosome 5, EquPr2, whole genome shotgun sequence genome window below encodes:
- the LOC103546714 gene encoding proline-rich protein HaeIII subfamily 1-like, translated as MLLVVLSVALLALSSAHRPNYDDSYEVYADLISDEDNSSQSQEQEPQRPPPGGRPPPVGRPPRPPSEDVNLGDAPEQQPPRPQGNQNPPPPPPPGGPQGPPPPPAGPPPPAPPADGDQQDAPEQRGPQRGRRPERSPSKDAPQQQPPRPQGNQNPPPPPPPGGPQGPPPPPAGPPPPAPPADGDQQDAPEQRGPQRGRHPVRSPSKDAPQQQPPRPQGNQNPPPPPPPGGPQGPPPPPAGPPPPAPPADGDQQDAPEQRGPQRGRRPERSPSKDAPQQQPPRPQGNQNPPPPPPPGGPQGPPPPPAGPPPPAPPADGDQQDAPEQRGPQRGRHPVRSPSKDAPQQQPPRPQGNQNPPPPPPPGGPQGPPPPPAGPPPPAPPADGDQQDAPEQRGPQRGRHPERSPSKDAPQQQPPRPQGNQNPPPPPPPGGPQGPPPPPA; from the exons ATGCTGCTGGTTGTGCTCTCAGTGGCcttgctggccctgagctcagctCACCGCCCAAATTAtg ATGATTCCTATGAAGTGTATGCCGACCTTATATCAG ATGAAGATAACTCAAGCCAGAGCCAAGAGCAAGAGCCTCAGAGACCACCTCCTGGAGGAAGACCACCTCCTGTAGGACGCCCACCTAGACCCCCTTCAGAGGATGTAAACCTAGGGGATGCTCCTGAGCAGCAACCACCCAGACCACAAGGCAATCAAaatcctcctcccccacctcctcctggagggccCCAGGGACCACCACCCCCACCGGCAGgacctccacctccagcccctcctgctgaTGGAGACCAACAGGATGCTCCTGAGCAGAGAGGACCCCAAAGAGGAAGACGCCCAGAAAGATCCCCTTCTAAGGATGCTCCCCAGCAGCAACCACCCAGACCACAAGGCAATCAAaatcctcctcccccacctcctcctggagggccCCAGGGaccaccacccccaccagcaggacccccacctccagcccctcctgctgaTGGAGACCAACAGGATGCTCCTGAGCAGAGAGGACCCCAAAGAGGAAGACATCCAGTAAGATCCCCTTCTAAGGATGCTCCCCAGCAGCAACCACCCAGACCACAAGGCAATCAAaatcctcctcccccacctcctcctggagggccCCAGGGACCACCACCCCCACCGGCAggacccccacctccagcccctcctgctgaTGGAGACCAACAGGATGCTCCTGAGCAGAGAGGACCCCAAAGAGGAAGACGCCCAGAAAGATCCCCTTCTAAGGATGCTCCCCAGCAGCAACCACCCAGACCACAAGGCAATCAAaatcctcctcccccacctcctcctggagggccCCAGGGACCACCACCCCCACCGGCAggacccccacctccagcccctcctgctgaTGGAGACCAACAGGATGCTCCTGAGCAGAGAGGACCCCAAAGAGGAAGACATCCAGTAAGATCCCCTTCTAAGGATGCTCCCCAGCAGCAACCACCCAGACCACAAGGCAATCAAaatcctcctcccccacctcctcctggagggccCCAGGGaccaccacccccaccagcaggacctccacctccagcccctcctgctgaTGGAGACCAACAGGATGCTCCTGAGCAGAGAGGACCCCAAAGAGGAAGACATCCAGAAAGATCCCCTTCTAAGGATGCTCCCCAGCAGCAACCACCCAGACCACAAGGCAATCAAaatcctcctcccccacctcctcctggagggccCCAGGGACCACCACCCCCACCGGCAtga